Below is a window of Diaminobutyricibacter sp. McL0608 DNA.
GCCTGACCCGGACAGGGCAGACCGTTAGTAACGGACGGGTCTCATTTCGAGCCGCTCATTAGTTGTCACTCATTTGAGTTCACTGTGCCGTTCAGCCTGTTCTCTCGTAGTGCGGCCTGGATGGCCATGGTGTCGAGCGTCCCCTCGACCCGCAGCGCCCGCCCGAAGGCCCGTCGCTGCAAGGCCTTGTCGAGGCACTCGCCAGTCGGATGCAGCCACGCACCACGCCCGGGCAGAGTGGCGGAATCGTCCACCACGAGTTCTGAACCCCGGGCGACAACCCTCAGAAGTGAGGACCGGGAGGCGCGAGAACGGCAACCGACGCACGTTCTTACGGGTTCCATCTTACCCCTCCTGAGGCGGAGGCGGCGCACAGGAGGGCCACGTCCATCGTTCAGGCTACCCCGGGCCCTGGACAGACAGCGTTGCCAAACCGCATGGGAAGGGGGACACTGCGAAGCGGGAGGACCGATGCCGGGGGTGCCACGCGAAAGAAATACGGGGTGGGGACGCGCGCTGCGGGTCGCGTTGGCGGCCGGCACGGCGGTCACCCTCCTCACGCTTGCCGCGGTGTCACCGGCGAGCGGCGCAACAGTCGCGTGGCCTCAGTTCGGC
It encodes the following:
- a CDS encoding YlxR family protein; amino-acid sequence: MEPVRTCVGCRSRASRSSLLRVVARGSELVVDDSATLPGRGAWLHPTGECLDKALQRRAFGRALRVEGTLDTMAIQAALRENRLNGTVNSNE